From the Musa acuminata AAA Group cultivar baxijiao chromosome BXJ3-7, Cavendish_Baxijiao_AAA, whole genome shotgun sequence genome, one window contains:
- the LOC135642749 gene encoding serine carboxypeptidase-like 27 isoform X3 gives MGISTFTGMSPMLWLLLSLSVQLRCGLSADQESDRIGQLPGQPAVAFEQYSGYVTVDPRRGRALFYWLVEAPPAAQPAPLVLWLNGGPGCSSVGYGASEEIGPFRIRPDGWTLDVNPYAWNNVANLLFLESPAGVGFSYSNTSMDLYTAGDMRTAMDAYAFLVDWFQRFPQYKYRDFYIAGESYAGHYVPQLSQLIYRRNKGIQNPFINLKGFMVGNAVTDDYHDYLGTFEYWWTHGLISDGTYHDLNATCNLQSSEHPSVECVKNLNAATAEQGNIDPYSIYTQPCNSSRSLKSSLNGRYPWMSRAYDPCTDRYAKVYYNRPEVQRALHANVTGIQYPWDTCSDIVGNYWADSPRSMLPIYQELIAAGLRIWMFSGDTDAVVPVTATRYSIDALNLQTLISWYPWYDKGKVGGWSQVYKGLTFVTIMGAGHEVPLHHPRQAMILFRQFLKNRPMPR, from the exons ATGGGGATCTCGACCTTTACAGGCATGTCGCCGATGCTGTGGCTGCTGCTGTCGCTGTCGGTTCAGCTGAGATGCGGGCTGTCGGCGGACCAGGAGAGCGACCGGATCGGCCAGCTGCCCGGCCAGCCCGCCGTCGCCTTCGAGCAGTACTCCGGCTACGTCACCGTCGATCCCCGCCGCGGCCGCGCCCTCTTCTACTGGCTCGTCGAGGCCCCGCCCGCTGCCCAGCCTGCCCCCCTCGTGCTCTGGCTCAACGGCGGCCCCGGATGCTCGTCCGTCGGCTACGGCGCTTCCGAGGAGATCGGGCCTTTTCGCATCCGCCCCGATGGCTGGACTCTTGACGTCAATCCTTACGCTTGGAATAATG TGGCGAACTTGTTGTTCTTGGAGTCTCCTGCGGGCGTCGGCTTCTCGTACTCCAATACATCCATGGATCTGTACACTGCTGGTGACATGAGGACAG CGATGGATGCATATGCTTTTCTGGTGGACTGGTTTCAGAGGTTTCCTCAGTACAAGTACAGAGATTTCTACATAGCAGGAGAGAGTTATGCAG GGCATTATGTTCCTCAGTTGTCCCAGCTTATCTACAGGAGAAATAAAGGGATTCAGAACCCCTTCATTAATTTGAAAGGGTTCATG GTGGGCAATGCTGTTACTGATGATTACCATGATTATTTGGGTACATTTGAGTACTGGTGGACGCATGGCCTGATCTCCGATGGCACCTACCATGATCTGAATGCCACATGCAATCTCCAATCCTCAGAGCATCCTTCGGTTGAGTGCGTGAAGAACCTCAATGCAGCCACTGCAGAGCAGGGCAATATCGATCCCTACAGCATATATACTCAACCTTGCAATTCATCTAGGTCTCTTAAAAGTAGCCTAAATGGTCGCTAT CCTTGGATGTCAAGAGCATATGATCCCTGCACTGACAGATACGCCAAAGTATACTACAATCGTCCCGAAGTGCAGAGAGCGCTCCATGCAAATGTTACAGGAATTCAATATCCTTGGGATACATGCAG TGATATTGTAGGAAACTATTGGGCAGATTCTCCTAGGTCCATGCTACCTATTTATCAGGAGTTAATTGCAGCTGGTCTAAGAATATGGATGTTCAG TGGAGACACTGATGCGGTGGTACCTGTGACTGCAACTAGATACTCCATTGATGCTcttaacctccaaaccctaataAGTTGGTATCCTTGGTATGACAAAGGAAAG GTTGGTGGATGGAGCCAAGTTTACAAAGGTTTGACATTTGTGACGATTATGGGAGCAGGGCATGAAGTCCCTCTTCATCACCCTCGGCAAGCTATGATACTATTTAGACAATTCCTAAAGAATCGCCCCATGCCAAG ATGA
- the LOC135643582 gene encoding uncharacterized protein LOC135643582 isoform X3, translated as MSGDTGVSAFPEGENIFSWIGTIEGSKGTPYEGLSYKLSLKFPLDYPFKPPLVKFETPCFHPNIDQCGNICLDILQEMWSSAYDCRTILLSIQSLLGEPNNESPLNCYAATLWSNQEDYKKMVHKQYSSGGEALES; from the exons ATGAGTGGAGATACTGGAGTATCAGCATTTCCTGAGGGTGAAAATATATTCTCTTGGATTGGTACAATCGAGGGAAGCAAAGGAACTCCTTATGAAGGCTTGTCGTACAAGCTTTCTCTGAAGTTCCCGTTGGACTATCCATTCAAGCCACCACTGGTTAAGTTTGAAACTCCATGCTTCCATCCAAATATTGATCAATGTGGCAACATTTGTTTAGATATCCTTCAG GAAATGTGGTCGTCCGCCTATGATTGCAGAACGATCTTGTTATCTATACAGAGCTTGTTAGGAG AACCCAATAATGAGAGCCCTCTCAATTGCTATGCTGCAACACTGTGGAGCAATCAAGAAG ATTACAAGAAAATGGTGCATAAGCAGTACTCCAGTGGTGGCGAAGCATTAGAAAGCTGA
- the LOC135642749 gene encoding serine carboxypeptidase-like 27 isoform X2 → MSPMLWLLLSLSVQLRCGLSADQESDRIGQLPGQPAVAFEQYSGYVTVDPRRGRALFYWLVEAPPAAQPAPLVLWLNGGPGCSSVGYGASEEIGPFRIRPDGWTLDVNPYAWNNVANLLFLESPAGVGFSYSNTSMDLYTAGDMRTAMDAYAFLVDWFQRFPQYKYRDFYIAGESYAGHYVPQLSQLIYRRNKGIQNPFINLKGFMVGNAVTDDYHDYLGTFEYWWTHGLISDGTYHDLNATCNLQSSEHPSVECVKNLNAATAEQGNIDPYSIYTQPCNSSRSLKSSLNGRYPWMSRAYDPCTDRYAKVYYNRPEVQRALHANVTGIQYPWDTCSDIVGNYWADSPRSMLPIYQELIAAGLRIWMFSGDTDAVVPVTATRYSIDALNLQTLISWYPWYDKGKVGGWSQVYKGLTFVTIMGAGHEVPLHHPRQAMILFRQFLKNRPMPSFSRTKTTITSWRKK, encoded by the exons ATGTCGCCGATGCTGTGGCTGCTGCTGTCGCTGTCGGTTCAGCTGAGATGCGGGCTGTCGGCGGACCAGGAGAGCGACCGGATCGGCCAGCTGCCCGGCCAGCCCGCCGTCGCCTTCGAGCAGTACTCCGGCTACGTCACCGTCGATCCCCGCCGCGGCCGCGCCCTCTTCTACTGGCTCGTCGAGGCCCCGCCCGCTGCCCAGCCTGCCCCCCTCGTGCTCTGGCTCAACGGCGGCCCCGGATGCTCGTCCGTCGGCTACGGCGCTTCCGAGGAGATCGGGCCTTTTCGCATCCGCCCCGATGGCTGGACTCTTGACGTCAATCCTTACGCTTGGAATAATG TGGCGAACTTGTTGTTCTTGGAGTCTCCTGCGGGCGTCGGCTTCTCGTACTCCAATACATCCATGGATCTGTACACTGCTGGTGACATGAGGACAG CGATGGATGCATATGCTTTTCTGGTGGACTGGTTTCAGAGGTTTCCTCAGTACAAGTACAGAGATTTCTACATAGCAGGAGAGAGTTATGCAG GGCATTATGTTCCTCAGTTGTCCCAGCTTATCTACAGGAGAAATAAAGGGATTCAGAACCCCTTCATTAATTTGAAAGGGTTCATG GTGGGCAATGCTGTTACTGATGATTACCATGATTATTTGGGTACATTTGAGTACTGGTGGACGCATGGCCTGATCTCCGATGGCACCTACCATGATCTGAATGCCACATGCAATCTCCAATCCTCAGAGCATCCTTCGGTTGAGTGCGTGAAGAACCTCAATGCAGCCACTGCAGAGCAGGGCAATATCGATCCCTACAGCATATATACTCAACCTTGCAATTCATCTAGGTCTCTTAAAAGTAGCCTAAATGGTCGCTAT CCTTGGATGTCAAGAGCATATGATCCCTGCACTGACAGATACGCCAAAGTATACTACAATCGTCCCGAAGTGCAGAGAGCGCTCCATGCAAATGTTACAGGAATTCAATATCCTTGGGATACATGCAG TGATATTGTAGGAAACTATTGGGCAGATTCTCCTAGGTCCATGCTACCTATTTATCAGGAGTTAATTGCAGCTGGTCTAAGAATATGGATGTTCAG TGGAGACACTGATGCGGTGGTACCTGTGACTGCAACTAGATACTCCATTGATGCTcttaacctccaaaccctaataAGTTGGTATCCTTGGTATGACAAAGGAAAG GTTGGTGGATGGAGCCAAGTTTACAAAGGTTTGACATTTGTGACGATTATGGGAGCAGGGCATGAAGTCCCTCTTCATCACCCTCGGCAAGCTATGATACTATTTAGACAATTCCTAAAGAATCGCCCCATGCCAAG TTTCTCCAGAACAAAAACTACAATCACCAGTTGGAGGAAGAAATAA
- the LOC135642376 gene encoding uncharacterized protein LOC135642376 — MLALSRSALFFCRVSSHSSSSPSQRLKMGSSYPASALKPSSPKIVKLKPIEVTPARFADFGQVISASSDGEEYGPHDAQLELHRGVPRFYIMHLEDRDLKFSKITHHASVTQCLGSVGGEDWYLGVAKASILNESEIINEDGQKPIQSCCGHYYMPPHPDDVCVFRISGPKFLKLNVGTWHAGPLFKKKTMDFYNLELSNTNVVDHTTHDFLKHDKVAFMIEE, encoded by the exons ATGCTCGCCTTGAGCCGCTCGGCCCTCTTCTTCTGCCGCGTCTCCTCGCACTCCTCCTCGTCGCCTTCCCAAAGGCTGAAG ATGGGTTCTTCTTACCCCGCCAGCGCATTGAAGCCTTCCTCGCCTAAGATCGTCAAGCTTAAGCCCATCGAAGTGACTCCGGCGAGGTTCGCGGACTTCGGGCAGGTGATCTCTGCGTCCTCCGACGGCGAAGAGTACGGTCCCCACGACGCGCAGTTGGAGCTCCACCGCGGTGTCCCAAG GTTTTATATCATGCATCTAGAAGACAGAGACCTTAAATTTTCTAAGATCACTCATCATGCAAGTGTTACCCAGTGTCTTGGATCAGTTGGTGGCGAAGACTGGTATCTAGGTGTTGCCAAGGCATCTATACTGAATGAAAGTGAAATTATCAATGAGGATGGACAGAAACCCATTCAATCTTGCTGTGGCCACTATTACATGCCCCCTCATCCTGATGATGTTTGTGTTTTCCGAATTTCTGGTCCTAAATTTCTAAAGCTTAATGTTGGCACATGGCACGCAGGCCCTTTGTTCAAGAAAAAAACAATGGACTTCTACAATCTAGAGCTAAGCAACACAAAT GTGGTGGATCACACAACACATGATTTTCTGAAGCACGATAAAGTGGCATTCATGATTGAAGAGTAA
- the LOC135643581 gene encoding zinc finger protein BALDIBIS-like: protein MVSDEIPNPNFSPYPSPNPNPNPNPSNDRDPLIDRRPKRKRNLPGTPDPEAEVIALSPGTLLAASSFVCEVCGKEFRRDQNLQIHRRGHNLPWNFAAKKASSDEAAARARRRVYVCPEASCVYHDPSRALGDLTGIKKHYSRKHGEKKWECERCPKKYAVRADWKAHTKICGTREYECHCGTLFARKDSLLAHQAACEATATTTTTAEEREASTVNGELLFPSLWGRSTERAGNKGG, encoded by the exons ATGGTGTCGGACGAGATCCCGAACCCTAATTTTAGTCCATATCCgagccctaaccctaaccctaaccctaaccccagCAACGATCGAGATCCTCTCATCGATCGGAGGCCTAAGCGAAAGAGGAATCTTCCGGGAACCCCAG ATCCGGAGGCGGAGGTGATCGCGCTGTCGCCGGGGACGCTGCTGGCGGCGAGCAGCTTCGTCTGCGAGGTCTGCGGCAAGGAGTTCCGGCGGGATCAGAACCTCCAGATACACCGCCGCGGGCACAACCTGCCGTGGAACTTCGCGGCGAAGAAGGCGTCGTCAGACGAGGCGGCGGCGAGGGCGAGGCGGCGGGTGTACGTGTGCCCGGAGGCGAGCTGCGTGTACCACGACCCGTCCCGGGCGCTCGGGGACCTCACGGGGATCAAGAAGCACTACAGCCGGAAGCACGGGGAGAAGAAGTGGGAGTGCGAGCGGTGCCCCAAGAAGTACGCCGTCCGGGCGGACTGGAAAGCGCACACCAAGATCTGCGGCACCCGGGAGTACGAGTGCCACTGCGGCACCCTCTTCGCCAG GAAGGACAGCTTGTTGGCCCACCAAGCGGCGTGCGAggcgacggcgacgacgacgacaacgGCGGAGGAGAGGGAGGCGAGCACTGTGAATGGGGAGCTGTTGTTTCCGAGCTTGTGGGGGCGATCGACGGAGCGAGCGGGGAACAAAGGCGGCTGA
- the LOC103992573 gene encoding uncharacterized protein At4g08330, chloroplastic yields MVLHNTSRDATSCSQRDVFYSCGHCGYALNLSSSDRNTAKIGVEYGKAIKKGVVSFVAIDESRFTQADELRCLPYFRSRRSWGLFRHQTRLLCRGCGSLIGVATYDGTSSPSSPSEGSSESNYPASSGSRKYKIRIGALQPSDDDSGTLLLD; encoded by the exons ATGGTTCTCCACAACACCAGCCGCGACGCCACCTCTTGCTCCCAAAGAGACGTCTTCTACAG CTGCGGTCACTGCGGCTACGCGCTGAACCTGAGCTCGTCGGACCGGAACACCGCCAAGATCGGGGTTGAGTATGGGAAGGCCATCAAGAAGGGCGTTGTGTCGTTCGTCGCCATCGACGAGAGCCGGTTCACGCAGGCCGACGAGCTCCGCTGCCTCCCCTACTTCCGCTCCCGCCGCTCCTGGGGCCTCTTCCGCCACCAGACCCGCCTGCTCTGCCGCGGCTGCGGTAGCCTTATCGGCGTCGCCACCTACGACGGcacctcctccccttcttctccctccgAGGGGTCGTCGGAGAGCAATTACCCTGCATCCTCCGGCTCCCGGAAGTACAAGATAAGGATCGGCGCTCTGCAGCCCTCCGACGACGACTCGGGTACTCTTCTTTTAGACTGA
- the LOC135642751 gene encoding protein transport protein Sec61 subunit beta-like, which produces MARGSSQSQTASSAGGGARPATVGPRGTPAAAAGMRRRRLGGGGSAGGFGGGGGGGGGGSNMLRFYTDDVPGLKMTPTVVLVMSLCFIGFVTALHVFGKLYRYRSSGGS; this is translated from the coding sequence ATGGCGAGGGGAAGCTCGCAGTCGCAGACGGCGTCGTCGGCGGGGGGTGGGGCGCGGCCGGCCACGGTGGGGCCTCGTGGGACgcccgcggcggcggcggggatGCGGAGGCGGAGGCTGGGTGGCGGCGGCTCCGCCGGGGGgttcggaggcggcggcggcggcggcggggggggGAGCAACATGTTGCGCTTCTACACAGACGACGTCCCCGGGCTCAAGATGACGCCCACGGTCGTCTTGGTGATGAGCCTCTGCTTCATCGGCTTCGTCACCGCCCTCCACGTCTTCGGCAAGCTCTACCGCTACCGCTCCTCCGGCGGCTCTTGA
- the LOC135642749 gene encoding serine carboxypeptidase-like 27 isoform X1, with amino-acid sequence MGISTFTGMSPMLWLLLSLSVQLRCGLSADQESDRIGQLPGQPAVAFEQYSGYVTVDPRRGRALFYWLVEAPPAAQPAPLVLWLNGGPGCSSVGYGASEEIGPFRIRPDGWTLDVNPYAWNNVANLLFLESPAGVGFSYSNTSMDLYTAGDMRTAMDAYAFLVDWFQRFPQYKYRDFYIAGESYAGHYVPQLSQLIYRRNKGIQNPFINLKGFMVGNAVTDDYHDYLGTFEYWWTHGLISDGTYHDLNATCNLQSSEHPSVECVKNLNAATAEQGNIDPYSIYTQPCNSSRSLKSSLNGRYPWMSRAYDPCTDRYAKVYYNRPEVQRALHANVTGIQYPWDTCSDIVGNYWADSPRSMLPIYQELIAAGLRIWMFSGDTDAVVPVTATRYSIDALNLQTLISWYPWYDKGKVGGWSQVYKGLTFVTIMGAGHEVPLHHPRQAMILFRQFLKNRPMPSFSRTKTTITSWRKK; translated from the exons ATGGGGATCTCGACCTTTACAGGCATGTCGCCGATGCTGTGGCTGCTGCTGTCGCTGTCGGTTCAGCTGAGATGCGGGCTGTCGGCGGACCAGGAGAGCGACCGGATCGGCCAGCTGCCCGGCCAGCCCGCCGTCGCCTTCGAGCAGTACTCCGGCTACGTCACCGTCGATCCCCGCCGCGGCCGCGCCCTCTTCTACTGGCTCGTCGAGGCCCCGCCCGCTGCCCAGCCTGCCCCCCTCGTGCTCTGGCTCAACGGCGGCCCCGGATGCTCGTCCGTCGGCTACGGCGCTTCCGAGGAGATCGGGCCTTTTCGCATCCGCCCCGATGGCTGGACTCTTGACGTCAATCCTTACGCTTGGAATAATG TGGCGAACTTGTTGTTCTTGGAGTCTCCTGCGGGCGTCGGCTTCTCGTACTCCAATACATCCATGGATCTGTACACTGCTGGTGACATGAGGACAG CGATGGATGCATATGCTTTTCTGGTGGACTGGTTTCAGAGGTTTCCTCAGTACAAGTACAGAGATTTCTACATAGCAGGAGAGAGTTATGCAG GGCATTATGTTCCTCAGTTGTCCCAGCTTATCTACAGGAGAAATAAAGGGATTCAGAACCCCTTCATTAATTTGAAAGGGTTCATG GTGGGCAATGCTGTTACTGATGATTACCATGATTATTTGGGTACATTTGAGTACTGGTGGACGCATGGCCTGATCTCCGATGGCACCTACCATGATCTGAATGCCACATGCAATCTCCAATCCTCAGAGCATCCTTCGGTTGAGTGCGTGAAGAACCTCAATGCAGCCACTGCAGAGCAGGGCAATATCGATCCCTACAGCATATATACTCAACCTTGCAATTCATCTAGGTCTCTTAAAAGTAGCCTAAATGGTCGCTAT CCTTGGATGTCAAGAGCATATGATCCCTGCACTGACAGATACGCCAAAGTATACTACAATCGTCCCGAAGTGCAGAGAGCGCTCCATGCAAATGTTACAGGAATTCAATATCCTTGGGATACATGCAG TGATATTGTAGGAAACTATTGGGCAGATTCTCCTAGGTCCATGCTACCTATTTATCAGGAGTTAATTGCAGCTGGTCTAAGAATATGGATGTTCAG TGGAGACACTGATGCGGTGGTACCTGTGACTGCAACTAGATACTCCATTGATGCTcttaacctccaaaccctaataAGTTGGTATCCTTGGTATGACAAAGGAAAG GTTGGTGGATGGAGCCAAGTTTACAAAGGTTTGACATTTGTGACGATTATGGGAGCAGGGCATGAAGTCCCTCTTCATCACCCTCGGCAAGCTATGATACTATTTAGACAATTCCTAAAGAATCGCCCCATGCCAAG TTTCTCCAGAACAAAAACTACAATCACCAGTTGGAGGAAGAAATAA
- the LOC135643582 gene encoding uncharacterized protein LOC135643582 isoform X1 — translation MEVRNVDNASAPPPSPAPSSKQPKPPPNPVDTASVSQRLQKELMALMMSGDTGVSAFPEGENIFSWIGTIEGSKGTPYEGLSYKLSLKFPLDYPFKPPLVKFETPCFHPNIDQCGNICLDILQEMWSSAYDCRTILLSIQSLLGEPNNESPLNCYAATLWSNQEDYKKMVHKQYSSGGEALES, via the exons ATGGAGGTTCGGAACGTGGACAACGCGTCCGCCCCGCCGCCATCGCCGGCGCCCTCCTCCAAGCAGCCCAAGCCTCCGCCTAATCCCGTCGACACCGCCTCCGTCTCCCAGAG GCTTCAGAAGGAGTTGATGGCTCTTATG ATGAGTGGAGATACTGGAGTATCAGCATTTCCTGAGGGTGAAAATATATTCTCTTGGATTGGTACAATCGAGGGAAGCAAAGGAACTCCTTATGAAGGCTTGTCGTACAAGCTTTCTCTGAAGTTCCCGTTGGACTATCCATTCAAGCCACCACTGGTTAAGTTTGAAACTCCATGCTTCCATCCAAATATTGATCAATGTGGCAACATTTGTTTAGATATCCTTCAG GAAATGTGGTCGTCCGCCTATGATTGCAGAACGATCTTGTTATCTATACAGAGCTTGTTAGGAG AACCCAATAATGAGAGCCCTCTCAATTGCTATGCTGCAACACTGTGGAGCAATCAAGAAG ATTACAAGAAAATGGTGCATAAGCAGTACTCCAGTGGTGGCGAAGCATTAGAAAGCTGA
- the LOC135643582 gene encoding uncharacterized protein LOC135643582 isoform X2, giving the protein MALMMSGDTGVSAFPEGENIFSWIGTIEGSKGTPYEGLSYKLSLKFPLDYPFKPPLVKFETPCFHPNIDQCGNICLDILQEMWSSAYDCRTILLSIQSLLGEPNNESPLNCYAATLWSNQEDYKKMVHKQYSSGGEALES; this is encoded by the exons ATGGCTCTTATG ATGAGTGGAGATACTGGAGTATCAGCATTTCCTGAGGGTGAAAATATATTCTCTTGGATTGGTACAATCGAGGGAAGCAAAGGAACTCCTTATGAAGGCTTGTCGTACAAGCTTTCTCTGAAGTTCCCGTTGGACTATCCATTCAAGCCACCACTGGTTAAGTTTGAAACTCCATGCTTCCATCCAAATATTGATCAATGTGGCAACATTTGTTTAGATATCCTTCAG GAAATGTGGTCGTCCGCCTATGATTGCAGAACGATCTTGTTATCTATACAGAGCTTGTTAGGAG AACCCAATAATGAGAGCCCTCTCAATTGCTATGCTGCAACACTGTGGAGCAATCAAGAAG ATTACAAGAAAATGGTGCATAAGCAGTACTCCAGTGGTGGCGAAGCATTAGAAAGCTGA